In Thiovibrio frasassiensis, one DNA window encodes the following:
- a CDS encoding HDOD domain-containing protein encodes MMDEQKRAQFKKVLREIKNLPTLPGIVAKLGKMAENPDTTTEQMGRVISKDHILASKLLKLVNSAFYGFPQRISSLNSAIILLGFNVIKSLIISASIFEVMESQDVELWEHSLGCAVVCNVLARHLGVKDPEEISTAGLIHDLGKVAIKMELPREYAQITELSQEKKISRLEAEREILGLDHAEVGSWLAKSWNLPNKLVEPIACHHDPQLAKQEQQASAIVHFANIMIRGLGYGHAGDIWVPPLNNKAWKLLALAPADIDPLLQEIEEKLWDVKGFSLDIQTGPEGAA; translated from the coding sequence ATGATGGATGAGCAAAAGCGTGCCCAGTTTAAAAAGGTGTTGCGGGAGATAAAAAATCTGCCGACCCTGCCCGGAATTGTAGCCAAACTTGGCAAGATGGCGGAGAACCCGGATACTACCACGGAACAGATGGGCAGGGTGATCAGCAAGGATCATATCCTGGCCAGTAAGCTGCTCAAGCTGGTCAATTCTGCATTTTACGGCTTTCCCCAGCGGATCAGCTCCTTGAACAGTGCCATCATTCTTCTGGGTTTTAATGTTATCAAGAGTCTGATCATCAGTGCCTCCATTTTTGAGGTCATGGAGTCGCAGGATGTGGAGCTTTGGGAGCATTCCCTGGGCTGTGCCGTGGTCTGTAACGTTTTGGCGCGGCATCTGGGGGTAAAGGATCCGGAAGAGATCAGCACCGCCGGGCTTATCCATGATCTTGGCAAGGTTGCCATTAAGATGGAGTTGCCTCGGGAGTACGCCCAGATTACCGAACTCTCCCAGGAGAAAAAAATCTCCCGGCTTGAGGCGGAACGGGAGATCCTGGGCCTGGACCATGCCGAGGTGGGAAGCTGGCTTGCCAAGAGCTGGAATCTGCCAAACAAGCTGGTCGAGCCCATCGCCTGCCATCATGATCCGCAGCTGGCCAAGCAAGAGCAGCAGGCCAGCGCCATTGTTCATTTCGCCAATATCATGATCCGGGGCCTTGGCTATGGTCATGCCGGAGATATCTGGGTGCCGCCCTTGAACAACAAGGCGTGGAAGCTGCTGGCTCTTGCCCCCGCAGATATTGACCCGTTGCTGCAGGAGATTGAGGAAAAATTGTGGGACGTCAAGGGGTTCAGTCTCGATATTCAGACCGGTCCGGAAGGCGCGGCATGA
- a CDS encoding FmdB family zinc ribbon protein, with the protein MPIYEYQCEACQDIIEAQQSLAEKPLTTCPACTGTLKKLISRSSFQLKGGGWYSDGYSNTGKTTTSCQTASSEAAPACPAKEGCACKCD; encoded by the coding sequence ATGCCGATTTACGAATACCAGTGTGAGGCCTGCCAGGATATCATCGAAGCACAGCAGAGCCTGGCCGAAAAACCACTGACCACCTGCCCTGCCTGCACCGGCACGCTCAAGAAACTTATCTCCCGCAGCTCCTTCCAGCTGAAGGGCGGGGGATGGTACTCCGATGGTTACAGCAACACCGGCAAGACAACCACATCCTGCCAGACGGCAAGCTCCGAGGCAGCTCCGGCTTGCCCGGCCAAGGAAGGTTGCGCCTGCAAGTGCGACTGA
- the ispG gene encoding flavodoxin-dependent (E)-4-hydroxy-3-methylbut-2-enyl-diphosphate synthase, giving the protein MHYAPAKEGCRKKSKSVYSRTMITRKKTRQIKVGNVPVGGDAPIAVQSMTNTDTRDVAATVAQIERLSEAGCEIIRVAVLDLEAAAAITRIREQITIPLIADIHFDARLAIASMEHGAQGIRINPGNLGGPDKLARVVAAAKQHRVPIRVGVNSGSVEKDILQKFGHPTPEALVESALRNVQLLEALDFDQIKISLKSSDALNTLEAYRLLSSQCDYPLHLGVTEAGGLIAGTVKSSVALGILLYEGIGDTFRISLTRDPVEEIRVGYELLRSLHIRERGPELISCPTCGRCQVNLFSLAEQVERHIQNIETPLKIAVMGCVVNGPGEAKEADIGVAGGHGVGIIFKKGQLYKKVAEDKLLAVFLAEIDAMIEEARQNAHKP; this is encoded by the coding sequence ATGCATTACGCACCGGCAAAAGAAGGATGCAGGAAGAAAAGCAAAAGTGTATACTCTCGCACCATGATCACCCGTAAAAAAACACGACAAATCAAGGTTGGCAACGTCCCGGTGGGTGGCGACGCCCCCATTGCCGTGCAGTCCATGACCAATACCGATACCCGGGATGTGGCTGCGACTGTGGCCCAGATCGAACGCCTTTCCGAGGCGGGCTGCGAGATCATCCGGGTTGCGGTCCTGGACCTGGAGGCGGCTGCGGCCATCACCCGGATCCGGGAGCAGATCACCATCCCGCTCATCGCCGATATCCATTTTGACGCGCGCCTGGCAATCGCCAGCATGGAGCACGGCGCCCAGGGGATCCGGATCAATCCCGGCAACCTGGGCGGCCCGGACAAGCTGGCCCGGGTTGTGGCTGCGGCAAAACAGCACCGGGTGCCCATCCGGGTCGGGGTCAACTCCGGCTCGGTGGAAAAAGATATCCTACAAAAATTTGGCCACCCTACACCGGAAGCCCTGGTGGAAAGCGCTCTGCGCAATGTCCAATTGCTGGAGGCACTTGATTTTGACCAAATCAAGATCTCCCTCAAGTCCTCGGACGCACTCAACACCCTGGAAGCATACCGGCTCTTGTCCAGCCAATGCGATTACCCCCTGCATCTCGGGGTCACCGAAGCGGGCGGCCTCATTGCCGGCACGGTCAAATCCAGCGTGGCCCTGGGCATTTTGCTCTACGAAGGCATCGGCGACACCTTCCGCATTTCGCTGACCCGCGACCCGGTGGAGGAAATTCGGGTCGGCTACGAACTGCTGAGGAGCCTGCACATCCGCGAACGGGGGCCGGAGCTGATCTCCTGCCCCACCTGCGGCCGCTGTCAGGTGAACCTCTTTTCCCTGGCCGAACAGGTGGAGCGCCATATCCAGAACATCGAAACCCCGCTGAAGATCGCGGTCATGGGCTGTGTGGTCAATGGCCCGGGCGAGGCGAAGGAGGCCGATATCGGCGTGGCGGGCGGCCACGGAGTCGGGATTATTTTCAAGAAGGGCCAACTGTACAAAAAGGTGGCCGAGGACAAGCTCCTGGCCGTTTTCCTGGCCGAGATCGACGCCATGATTGAAGAGGCGCGGCAGAACGCACACAAGCCATAA
- a CDS encoding LolA family protein: protein MNCKVLLVLLGALMSLAVLPRAGQCATFTPLELAQKLQARYEETKTMTADFKQSTSVPMTTRKRLGAGTLVIFKPGRIRWDYQTPERQVLISDSKKVSLYMADSAQMIVQPVSQYINSDVTYAFFVGTGNIVRDFKVLPPERQGDASLKVIKLVPKTAHPQVDYLHVWIDENFMVRRLEIVDHFGSITDLTFLNIRRNAAVSPETFVFVPPLGTEIIEQ from the coding sequence ATGAATTGTAAAGTCCTGCTTGTTCTGTTGGGTGCCCTCATGTCCCTGGCGGTTTTGCCCCGCGCCGGCCAGTGTGCCACTTTCACCCCCCTAGAGTTAGCGCAAAAACTCCAGGCCCGCTATGAAGAGACCAAAACCATGACCGCCGATTTTAAGCAGTCGACATCGGTGCCTATGACCACCCGCAAGCGGCTTGGCGCCGGGACGTTGGTCATCTTCAAGCCCGGGCGTATCCGCTGGGATTACCAGACTCCGGAGCGGCAGGTGTTGATCAGCGACAGCAAGAAGGTTTCCTTATATATGGCCGATTCCGCCCAGATGATAGTGCAGCCGGTTTCGCAATATATCAATTCCGATGTCACCTATGCCTTCTTTGTCGGTACCGGAAATATTGTTCGCGATTTCAAGGTGCTGCCGCCTGAGAGGCAGGGGGATGCGAGTCTGAAGGTGATCAAGCTCGTGCCCAAGACCGCGCATCCGCAGGTGGATTATCTCCATGTCTGGATTGATGAGAATTTCATGGTTCGCCGTCTTGAGATTGTCGATCATTTCGGCAGCATAACCGATTTGACCTTTTTAAATATCAGACGCAACGCAGCGGTCTCGCCGGAAACCTTCGTCTTCGTCCCGCCGCTGGGCACGGAAATCATCGAGCAGTAA
- a CDS encoding GGDEF domain-containing response regulator, whose protein sequence is MSRILIAGSESLIMPECRLLLDAKGFTLKHCSNLHDALALVLEDPPDLLITEKGFSGKNGDVELIRAVKACLQKANIPIFLVVDEDQLQVELDWDNYPVDDIITRPFTPEVLLTRIRLAESRMIRAFDNNPLSRLPGNTSIIRAIQRVLGEPDGYAVCYVDIDNFKPYNDRYGFSRGDEVILMVARVMVNVVDELARKGSFVGHIGGDDFVFIVREEMVEPVCKKILANFDLVRNMFLSAEDIAVGEFVGRDRQDRETRFGLLSLSIAAVTTGGGKFTHYGEVSSVASQLKHCVKKLDGSNYLIDRRDT, encoded by the coding sequence ATGTCCCGGATCCTGATTGCGGGCAGCGAATCGCTGATCATGCCGGAATGTCGTCTGCTCCTCGACGCCAAGGGGTTTACCCTGAAGCATTGCTCCAATCTGCATGATGCCTTGGCGTTGGTGCTGGAAGATCCGCCGGATCTGTTGATTACGGAAAAGGGTTTTTCCGGAAAAAACGGTGATGTCGAATTGATTCGGGCTGTGAAGGCCTGTCTGCAAAAGGCCAATATTCCTATTTTTCTGGTCGTGGACGAGGACCAGCTTCAGGTTGAGCTGGATTGGGATAATTATCCGGTGGATGATATCATCACCCGGCCTTTTACCCCCGAGGTCTTGCTCACCCGGATCCGCCTTGCCGAATCCAGGATGATTCGGGCCTTTGACAATAACCCCCTCAGTCGGCTTCCCGGCAACACCTCGATTATCCGTGCTATCCAGCGGGTGCTCGGGGAGCCGGACGGGTATGCGGTCTGCTATGTGGATATCGATAATTTTAAGCCCTATAACGATCGCTATGGGTTTTCTCGGGGTGATGAAGTGATCCTTATGGTGGCCCGGGTCATGGTCAATGTTGTGGACGAGTTGGCCCGGAAAGGCAGCTTCGTCGGTCATATCGGCGGGGATGATTTTGTGTTCATCGTTCGGGAAGAGATGGTGGAGCCGGTCTGCAAAAAGATCCTGGCCAATTTTGATCTGGTGCGGAACATGTTCCTGAGTGCGGAAGACATCGCGGTTGGTGAGTTTGTCGGCCGTGATCGGCAGGACCGCGAGACCCGCTTCGGGCTATTGAGCCTTTCCATTGCGGCGGTGACTACCGGTGGCGGCAAATTCACCCATTATGGCGAGGTTTCTTCGGTTGCCTCTCAGCTTAAGCATTGCGTGAAAAAACTGGATGGCAGTAATTATCTGATTGATCGGCGGGACACATAA
- the murI gene encoding glutamate racemase yields MIGIFDSGVGGMTVARAVEQLLPQYRIAYFGDLARTPYGSKSPETIIAYARQNTEFLLGQGAKIIIVACNTAASVASEILQQEFAEPIFEVISPAVTKAVAASRSGRIGVIGTRATIKSGVYEKKILDEQPEYTVYSQACPLLVPLVEEGWLNKRETKMILRRYLQPLRLRQVDTFVLGCTHYPLLKELIQPRIGKRVTIIDSSEVVAESVALFLENNPAIAQQLERNGESHYYVSDVTDAAVDIARKVFGRPITLEKVASDIFNRSHLS; encoded by the coding sequence ATGATTGGTATTTTTGATTCGGGCGTGGGCGGGATGACGGTGGCCAGGGCGGTTGAGCAGCTCCTGCCGCAATACCGCATTGCCTATTTCGGCGATCTGGCCCGGACCCCTTATGGTTCGAAAAGCCCGGAAACCATTATCGCCTATGCCCGGCAGAATACCGAGTTTCTTCTCGGGCAGGGGGCGAAGATCATCATTGTCGCCTGCAATACTGCCGCCAGCGTAGCCTCCGAGATCCTCCAGCAGGAGTTTGCCGAACCCATCTTCGAGGTCATCAGTCCGGCGGTCACTAAGGCGGTTGCTGCCAGCCGCTCCGGCCGGATCGGCGTTATCGGCACCCGGGCCACCATTAAGAGCGGGGTGTATGAAAAAAAGATTCTGGACGAGCAGCCTGAATACACCGTGTATTCCCAGGCCTGTCCCCTTCTGGTTCCCCTGGTTGAGGAGGGCTGGCTGAACAAACGGGAAACCAAGATGATTCTCCGCCGGTATCTGCAGCCGCTCCGGCTCAGGCAGGTGGACACCTTTGTCCTGGGTTGTACCCACTATCCGCTGTTGAAGGAGCTGATCCAGCCGCGCATCGGCAAGCGGGTGACGATCATTGATTCCTCCGAGGTGGTGGCGGAAAGTGTGGCCCTTTTTCTGGAAAATAATCCGGCAATCGCGCAGCAGCTCGAACGCAACGGGGAAAGCCATTATTATGTGTCCGATGTAACCGATGCGGCTGTTGATATTGCCAGAAAGGTCTTTGGCCGCCCCATTACCCTGGAAAAGGTTGCCTCTGACATCTTTAACAGGAGTCATTTGTCATGA
- the queA gene encoding tRNA preQ1(34) S-adenosylmethionine ribosyltransferase-isomerase QueA: MESMASNADFFLASYQFVLPEENIAQRPLSRRDSSRLLVVDCLAGETRDRKFADICDYLAPGDLLVVNNTRVFPARLLGRKETGGKAELLILEYPVGEADSYNGDLEGWQQAEVLGLVKSAKRPQPGGQLLFSENLVGTVREILGDGKVRVTLRYRGDLARLLEAHGQLPLPPYIRREEGQSEEDRQRYQTVYAENPGAVAAPTAGLHFTPELLVRIQAKGVRIAQVTLHVGYGTFAPVRVEDIREHAIHAEYLKVSEETAALVNETRAAGGRIWAVGTTSVRALEFAAEPMGQVLARSGFCDLYIYPGYQFRVVDNLITNFHLPQSSLLFLVSALAGRARILAAYGEAVEKGYRFYSYGDAMVLITKHPQG; the protein is encoded by the coding sequence ATGGAATCCATGGCCAGCAACGCTGATTTTTTTCTCGCCTCCTATCAGTTCGTGCTGCCCGAGGAGAATATCGCCCAGCGCCCCCTGAGTCGCCGGGATTCCTCCCGGCTGCTGGTGGTGGATTGCCTGGCCGGAGAGACCAGGGATCGGAAATTTGCCGACATCTGTGACTATCTTGCCCCCGGGGATCTTCTGGTGGTGAACAACACCCGGGTTTTCCCCGCCCGCCTGCTTGGCAGAAAGGAAACCGGCGGCAAGGCGGAGCTGTTGATTCTGGAATATCCGGTGGGGGAAGCAGATTCTTATAATGGGGATCTGGAGGGGTGGCAGCAGGCCGAGGTGCTAGGGCTGGTGAAAAGCGCCAAGCGGCCGCAGCCCGGAGGACAACTGCTTTTTTCCGAGAATCTGGTGGGGACGGTGCGGGAGATACTTGGTGACGGTAAGGTGCGGGTTACCTTGCGCTATCGGGGAGATTTGGCGCGCCTTTTGGAAGCGCACGGGCAACTGCCCCTGCCCCCATATATTCGTCGGGAAGAAGGGCAGAGCGAGGAAGACCGGCAACGGTACCAGACGGTGTATGCTGAAAATCCCGGGGCGGTGGCCGCGCCTACCGCCGGGCTCCATTTTACCCCCGAGCTTCTGGTAAGGATTCAGGCGAAAGGGGTACGCATTGCCCAGGTCACCCTGCATGTCGGGTATGGAACCTTTGCCCCGGTGCGGGTTGAGGATATCCGCGAGCATGCGATCCACGCCGAATATCTCAAGGTTTCCGAAGAAACCGCCGCGCTGGTCAACGAAACCCGGGCTGCAGGCGGGAGAATTTGGGCGGTGGGGACCACTTCCGTACGGGCTCTGGAGTTTGCCGCCGAGCCGATGGGGCAGGTCTTGGCCCGCAGCGGCTTCTGTGATCTCTATATCTATCCGGGCTATCAGTTCAGGGTGGTGGACAACCTGATCACCAACTTCCATCTGCCGCAATCATCCCTGTTGTTTTTGGTCAGCGCCCTGGCTGGCAGGGCACGGATTCTTGCGGCGTACGGGGAGGCGGTGGAGAAGGGGTACAGGTTTTACAGCTACGGGGACGCCATGGTCTTGATCACCAAGCATCCCCAAGGGTGA
- a CDS encoding MucR family transcriptional regulator, translating into MGKSLVEMAADLVQSQCASKAMNTEEITLALQSTFNALQMLQAGEAKLQAGTSEGAGVVGTAPGMAPEKSIQKNKIVCLECGQEFKMLSPKHLRSHGLTGREYREKWGFPLRQPLCAKALSERRKKAGKDRGLPENLRKAIAKRKKSGQAKKAGNDKK; encoded by the coding sequence ATGGGTAAATCGCTTGTCGAAATGGCGGCTGATCTGGTTCAGTCGCAGTGTGCTTCAAAGGCAATGAATACTGAGGAAATAACCCTGGCCTTGCAATCTACTTTTAATGCCTTGCAGATGTTGCAGGCAGGCGAAGCAAAATTGCAGGCTGGAACTTCAGAAGGAGCTGGTGTGGTGGGAACTGCACCAGGTATGGCCCCGGAAAAATCCATCCAGAAAAATAAAATAGTCTGCCTGGAATGTGGTCAAGAATTCAAGATGCTGTCGCCAAAGCATCTGCGCTCCCATGGCCTGACCGGCAGAGAATATCGGGAAAAATGGGGATTTCCCTTGCGCCAGCCTCTTTGTGCAAAGGCCCTCTCCGAAAGGCGCAAGAAAGCGGGCAAGGACCGTGGTCTGCCGGAGAATTTACGTAAGGCCATTGCCAAGCGGAAGAAAAGCGGCCAGGCCAAGAAGGCGGGCAACGATAAAAAATAG
- a CDS encoding DUF2065 domain-containing protein translates to MKLFVTVLGLIFVLEAIPYVLFPEGMQRWLARIGQMPAGALRATGLFALALGLLLCYLTQRTGLFP, encoded by the coding sequence ATGAAACTTTTTGTCACCGTGCTTGGTCTTATCTTTGTCCTGGAAGCGATTCCCTATGTCCTTTTTCCCGAGGGCATGCAGCGGTGGCTTGCCCGGATCGGTCAGATGCCTGCTGGGGCCTTGCGGGCCACGGGCCTCTTTGCCCTTGCTCTTGGGCTGCTCCTCTGCTATCTCACCCAGCGGACCGGGCTTTTTCCCTGA